ATGGGCGCGCTCCGCGTGGCGACGCTGGTCTTCGACGCTGGCGAGGCGCGCCGGGAGGTCTCCGGCGGCGCGACCCGCCCGTACGCCTTCTCCGCCCCCGCCCGGATCACCCCCCTCGCGCCGCTGGCGCCCCGCCAGGCGCTCGCGGGCCTCCCCGCCCCTCCCAGCCGGAACTGAGCGTCCGGCGCCCATACAAAGCCTGGACAGACAAGGGTTTCGGCCCTGTCGGACCGGATCTTGCGGCCCCCTCGCACTCCGATTTTTCGGTGCAGCGGTGGAGGAAGGCCGGACATGGCAGAGCAGAAGTACAGGGACCGGACGGAGGCGGGGCGCGAGCTCGCCGACCGCCTCGGAGAGTACGCCGGACGCCCCGACGTGGTGGTGCTCGCGCTCCCGCGCGGCGGCGTCCCGGTGGCGTACGAGGTGGCGCGCGCGCTGGGCGCGCCGCTCGACGTGTTCCTGGTGCGCAAGCTGGGCGTGCCGGGGCACGAAGAGCTGGCGATGGGCGCCATCGCCTCCGGCGGCGTGCGGGTGCTGAACGCGGACGTGGTCAACGCGCTCCGCGTTCCCCCCGCCGCCGTGGACGCGGTCGCCGCGCGCGAGATGGGAGAGCTGGAGCGCCGCGAGCGCGCATACCGCGACGACCGCCCGCCGCCCGCCGTGCGCGGAAGGACGGTGCTGCTCGTGGACGACGGGCTGGCCACCGGCTCCACCATGCGCGCCGCCGCGGAGGCGCTGCGCGGCCTCGGCCCGGCCCGGCTGGTGGTGGCGGTGCCGGTGGGCGCGGCGGAGACCTGCGACGCCTTCGCGCGCGAGGTGGACGAGGTGGTCTGCGCCCGCACCCCGGAGCCGTTCTACGCGGTGGGGCTCTGGTACGAGGACTTCTCGCAGACCACGGACGACGAGGTGCGAGACCTCCTCGCGCGGGCGGCGGAGGCGCGCGCCGACGCGCCCGGGGGCTGAGAGGCGAGCGGAAGGAGGAGCGCGGATGCGGGAGACCGGGACCGGGGTGGGCGAGGTGCTGCGGGGGGCGGCGGTCCCCCTGACGGGGCACCTGGGCGACTACGACGAGCTGCTGGAGCTGGTGGGTGACGCGCGGGTGGTGCTCCTGGGCGAGGCCACGCACGGCACCCACGAGTTCTACCACGAGCGCGCCCGCATCACCCGGCGGCTCGTCGCCGAGAAGGGGTTCACGGTGGTCGCCGTGGAGGCGGACTGGCCGGACGCCTACCGGGTCAACCGCTTCGTCCGCGGCACCGGCGACGACTCCAGCGCCAACGAGGCGCTGGGCGGCTTCCGGCGCTTCCCCACCTGGATGTGGCGCAACACCGACGTCCTCACCCTGGTGGACTGGCTGCGCGAGTACAACGCCTCGCTCCCGGCGGGCGCCCAGCGGGTCGGCTTCTACGGGCTGGACCTGTACTCCCTCTTCTCCTCCATAGAGGCGGTCATCGGATACCTGGAGCGGGTCGACCCCGAGGCGGCGGGGCGGGCCCGGCGCCGCTACGCCTGCTTCGAGCACTTCGGCGAGGACTCCCAGGCGTACGGCTACGCCGCCGAGCTGGGGATCACCCCCGGGTGCGAGGACGAAGCGGTGCAGCAGCTCGTGGAGCTGCAGCGGCGCGCCGGGGAGCTGGCCCGGGCCGACGGGCGCATCCCGGAGGACGAGCACTTCTTCGCCGAGCAGAACGCCCGGCTGGTCCGCAACGCGGAGGAATACTACCGCAGCATGTTCCGGCGGCGGGTCTCCTCCTGGAACCTCCGCGACCGGCACATGGCGGAGACGCTGGAGGCGCTGGTCCGGCACTTCGACGCGCGCGGCGGCCCCACGAAGGTGGTGGTCTGGGAGCACAACTCGCACATCGGCGACGCCCGGGCCACGGAGATGGGCGAGGAGGGGGAGCTGAACGTGGGGCAGCTCGCGCGGGAGCGGTGGGGGCGGGACGCGGTGCTGGTGGGGTTCACCACGCACCACGGGACGGTGACCGCCGCCTCCGACTGGGACCAGCCGGGCGAGAGGAAGCGGGTGCGGCCCGCCCTCGCGGGCAGCTACGAGGCTCTCTTCCACCTCCTCGAGATCCCGGCCTTCCTCCTCCCCGTCCGCGGCCGCGCGGAGGTGGCCGAAGCGCTGGGGGAGATGCGCCTGGAGCGCGCCATCGGCGTGGTCTACCTGCCCGGGAGCGAGCGCGTCAGCCACTACTTCCACGCCCGGCTCGCCGAGCAGTTCGACGCCGTGGTCCACGTGGACGAGACGCG
This genomic stretch from Longimicrobiaceae bacterium harbors:
- a CDS encoding phosphoribosyltransferase; translation: MAEQKYRDRTEAGRELADRLGEYAGRPDVVVLALPRGGVPVAYEVARALGAPLDVFLVRKLGVPGHEELAMGAIASGGVRVLNADVVNALRVPPAAVDAVAAREMGELERRERAYRDDRPPPAVRGRTVLLVDDGLATGSTMRAAAEALRGLGPARLVVAVPVGAAETCDAFAREVDEVVCARTPEPFYAVGLWYEDFSQTTDDEVRDLLARAAEARADAPGG
- a CDS encoding erythromycin esterase family protein, with the protein product MRETGTGVGEVLRGAAVPLTGHLGDYDELLELVGDARVVLLGEATHGTHEFYHERARITRRLVAEKGFTVVAVEADWPDAYRVNRFVRGTGDDSSANEALGGFRRFPTWMWRNTDVLTLVDWLREYNASLPAGAQRVGFYGLDLYSLFSSIEAVIGYLERVDPEAAGRARRRYACFEHFGEDSQAYGYAAELGITPGCEDEAVQQLVELQRRAGELARADGRIPEDEHFFAEQNARLVRNAEEYYRSMFRRRVSSWNLRDRHMAETLEALVRHFDARGGPTKVVVWEHNSHIGDARATEMGEEGELNVGQLARERWGRDAVLVGFTTHHGTVTAASDWDQPGERKRVRPALAGSYEALFHLLEIPAFLLPVRGRAEVAEALGEMRLERAIGVVYLPGSERVSHYFHARLAEQFDAVVHVDETRAVEPLEPTEEWHAGEPPETFPSGL